A region of the Paenibacillus sp. J23TS9 genome:
GGTGGATGTCGTCGAGATTGAGGAAGTGATTATTCAATGGAACCGCAGTCATCTGGCGCCTCTCTCCGGTTTTGCGCTGGATGATCCCCGTACCCAGGTTATCCACACAGACCTGGTGAAATGGATGAATTCAGCTCATGAGCCTTATGATGTCATCTGCCTTGACATTGATAACGGCCCGGATTGGACCGTCTCGGAATCGAATAATGGACTTTATTCGGAGAAAGGGATTGAGGCATTAATCAGGCTGCTTCGTTCCCATGGAATCATATCGTTTTGGAGCGCTATGGCTTCGCCTGAATTCGTGGATCACTTAAAAATCTTTTTTGATGAGGTTGAGGTTAAATTTGTTCCTCAGGAACGTGGCGAACCCGACTATATATATCTGGCTTCTTCTCCAAAGATCATGCATTAGCGAAGCGAATATTTAATTTATATAAGCCTCTCATAAGTTCTGCGAACTATGGGGAGGCTTATTTCTTTTCAGGCTTGGTAACGAACAGGCACATATATGACGATTAACGCTGGCGGCTATTCGTTGCATATGACCGGAAATTGGCTGACTTGTAACTAATCACTATTCTGTCCCGTTAAGTAAATAAGAGAAAAAATTCAATCAAGAAGGGATGGAAGACGATGAAAAAATGGTTATGTCTGATGATATCCGTAGCCGCCCTGAGCCTTGGAACGGGTTCACTTATAGATGCCGCTCCCGCGTCCTCAACGGAGCCGAAGGGCGATGTAGCGAAAATGTACAGAGTTAAGCATGAAATGAAATTTGATCTTCAAGGGAAAGACGCAACGCTTGACGGTAAGGCCATTACGGCGGACAAGCCCATACTGAAAGGGGGGCGTGTATATGTTCCTCTCCGTACCCTGCGGCAGTCTGGTGCAGCGGACAGCGTTACCTGGGATGCAGCGAAACGGCAGGTGCAAGTCGTGATCCATCCGGAACTACAACCCGCGTTTACTAAACTGACCTTCCAAATCGGTTCGGAGGATGCGTACCTTCCGGATGGAAGCAAGATTGGCGAGAAGATCCCTACCCCGTTTCTTGCTTCGGGAAAGGCATATGTGCCTGTTCGGGCGTTATCCTGGCTTGGAATGGCTGTATCCACCGTCAAGGACACGGTGAGCTTGGACTGGAGCGATAAAGTCATAGAGGTATTGAAGACGGAATGGGAGACTGATCAAACCAGCGCCACGTTTACCATGTTGTATCAGAAGGATATGTATATTCCACAGTACATGTATTCATTAGGAAGCGGCGGCTGGGCTGGTGAAACAGGCAAGGTCACTGAAAAGGATATATCATTGGATGGAAGGGTGTATAACCGTATGCAATTCACAGTGAATTTACGACCCGGACCCAATCCGGTGATGCTCACAGCCGTGTCGGCTGGCAGCAAGGTAGTCACTGTGAAAAGAAAGGTAACAAATATTACCTCGCTACCGGTCACCATAACGGAAGAGGGGGAAGATAACATTACTTTCACCAACCCTATCCATGGCTATATCCAGATAAGGCCTGAACAAAAGATTGATGTGTCGGGGGATATTCTGCAGCATAATGACCTGTTTGATAAGCTGACCGTCAGCATTGAAAGGTATCAACCGTCAAGCAAGGACAGCTATCAGGTATATGAAGTGGAGAATAGTTTCAAGCTGCCCATTAAGGACCAAAAATTCGCAGGCTCGTTCACATTAAGCCAAAAAGGCAGCTATCTGATCAGAGTAATCAGTCCTGCCTATATTCCTTTCCTCGAAAACGGACCATCAATGACACAATGGGCTGAATTCGCGGTAGAAGTAGAGTAGTGCTCTACCTGTTATGGTCATACTGTGGGAGATTGAATAAAGGCACCCCGTAGGAAATTAATGTTCCGCTTGCTTGATCAGATTAGTGCGGATTTTTTCTAATATTAGCGATGAATTGCGAGCTCTGAAAAAGGTGAGAATGGTACGCCCGGATGCATGAATGTGGAGTTGAACCGGGCGTAACCATTCTCACCTTAAATATTTGTTATCTTTTATCTTACGGTTGAGTGGTATTTTGATCTCTCATCACATGATGATAGTGATAATGATGATGGTGGTGGACATGGATATAGTGCTGACCATGCGGGTAACTGGTAGTATGATAATAGGGATGATGCATATGTTCATGGCCGTAATGATGAGGTGATTGGGGATCTCTTTGTTGAGATCCTTGAATGTTATAGTTTTCCTGAATCATAGATTTTCCCCTTCCGTCTCGTGGTTGATACATATTATGCCTACACAGGAATAGCGACACTTGGCCTAAATTAATTGGGCTACCTATTATCCATGTTTGTTTTATTGACGATCTGATCGAGCAAAAGCAAATAAGTGCCGGGTATTTTGCGTCTCCCGATAAGCATGAATCCCCCGAATGAGTACTTTTACAGAGAGCTGTACTCAGGATCTTCGGTTAGCAGATTTTGGTGCATGACTTCTATTCATCTGTAGTGTTTAATAAGAATTACTGCTTATTAGAAACGGAGACTTAGAACTTGAACCAGGCTCGCAGAACCAAAATGACTACGCTTTTAATTGCATTTCTCTTGATCGGCATTATCATTTATGGCTATATGAAGCATAAAGAATTGAAACAAGAATTGGATCAACTGCAAAGCGAAAAGCTTAATAACACACGTCTGTGGTTTCAGCTGCAAATGATGAATACTGAAACGCTAGATTTTGATCTGGCAAACGTTCTATCTTCGAACTCTGCAGCATATCGCCAAAAATACTTGAAAGCTGCCTATGAATCGGCTTCTTTTATGACGAATATGAACTGGTATACTCCAACCCCGACGATTCTATATGACTTTCAGTCTAATCGTTCTGGGCCATTTTGGAGCCAAACAGCAAGTTATTTAGGTTACTTAGTAGATGACAGTGCAGAAACACTAACGGAGGTTCAGCGGCAAAACGTATTAAAGATGCGAAACTTCATCCTCAAAACAGCTCCTGCGTTGCATCAAATAAACGATAGCGTGTTGTATGGTCCTCATGTTAAGAATGAAGTTCCTTCGGAAGAACTGAGTCGACGAATAACCTCTTTAACCAATGAGCTCGATTCCAACCCCTTAATCGGTGATAAGGAACCGTTGTTCAATGAGTACCTTTACCATTTGAATCCGTATCAACCTCAGGTTCAAGCGTTTAAGAAGGAAGTACGAGTGCATAAGGAAGAATTGCAGTCGAAAGTGGAATCTTTCATGAATGTCCTCTGGAAAGACAAGCGTGATAAACAAGTCATGTCGAGTGGTGGAGGCATAACACCTGAGTTTGGGGATAGCCTTGATTTTTTGTCCGGAAATGGCGGCAACATGTTCTATAATGTTCAAATCAGTGTTGCTGGAGGACATATATTACGGATTTATCCAACTGAAGATGGTTCTAAAAAGTCCGACAATCGAAAAATAACTAAAGCAGAGGCCATTAAATTAGCCCAATCCTTCGTAAAAAGCTGGGGGGAGGCTCCTCTGGTTATCGACAATACATTCGCAAAGGGTACCTTAGTGGATGTAACATTTGTTCCTCAGGTTGGAGGAGTTCCTTATACTGACGCAAATGTTGTAGTTACGATCGATACAGCCACAGGAGTTCTGCAAAATTTCGATACGACAGGTTATTATCTGAAAAGAGATCGAATCGTCAAAACGAACGCAGGCATTCCACCTGAGACTGCGCTGAAACAAGTAAATGCTGAATTAACAGTTACAGATCGCCCTCATCTGATGATACGTAAAGGGAAACTGGTTTACTCCATCCCCGTAAAAGGCTATGAACAGGTTACAAATGTCTATGTGGACGCCCAAACCGGGAAACAAGCAGATATTGAGTATAAGAGCCTTGATCATTAAAAGCTGGACTTAAATAACAAGCTATAAAGAATTGAGTCGTCGAGCATCCGGCGGCCTTTTTTATTTTCCTTACCACACTACATACGAAACGGGAAAAACTCTTAATTGTAGAAATTGAATAAAAGGCTTGTTTTTATTTTTATGTAATTGACGTACAATGAAAGGAAATAGTGGGGACGGATGGTCATTTATATGATCCTATTCATGT
Encoded here:
- a CDS encoding stalk domain-containing protein; this translates as MKKWLCLMISVAALSLGTGSLIDAAPASSTEPKGDVAKMYRVKHEMKFDLQGKDATLDGKAITADKPILKGGRVYVPLRTLRQSGAADSVTWDAAKRQVQVVIHPELQPAFTKLTFQIGSEDAYLPDGSKIGEKIPTPFLASGKAYVPVRALSWLGMAVSTVKDTVSLDWSDKVIEVLKTEWETDQTSATFTMLYQKDMYIPQYMYSLGSGGWAGETGKVTEKDISLDGRVYNRMQFTVNLRPGPNPVMLTAVSAGSKVVTVKRKVTNITSLPVTITEEGEDNITFTNPIHGYIQIRPEQKIDVSGDILQHNDLFDKLTVSIERYQPSSKDSYQVYEVENSFKLPIKDQKFAGSFTLSQKGSYLIRVISPAYIPFLENGPSMTQWAEFAVEVE
- a CDS encoding PepSY1/2 domain-containing protein; this encodes MNQARRTKMTTLLIAFLLIGIIIYGYMKHKELKQELDQLQSEKLNNTRLWFQLQMMNTETLDFDLANVLSSNSAAYRQKYLKAAYESASFMTNMNWYTPTPTILYDFQSNRSGPFWSQTASYLGYLVDDSAETLTEVQRQNVLKMRNFILKTAPALHQINDSVLYGPHVKNEVPSEELSRRITSLTNELDSNPLIGDKEPLFNEYLYHLNPYQPQVQAFKKEVRVHKEELQSKVESFMNVLWKDKRDKQVMSSGGGITPEFGDSLDFLSGNGGNMFYNVQISVAGGHILRIYPTEDGSKKSDNRKITKAEAIKLAQSFVKSWGEAPLVIDNTFAKGTLVDVTFVPQVGGVPYTDANVVVTIDTATGVLQNFDTTGYYLKRDRIVKTNAGIPPETALKQVNAELTVTDRPHLMIRKGKLVYSIPVKGYEQVTNVYVDAQTGKQADIEYKSLDH
- a CDS encoding spermine/spermidine synthase, with translation MDYTPEIIERSHTERGDIQLQKRERHYEIIYNGIFLMATYNGKSERLLVSSALERCRSAHRVLIGGLGVGFSLEEALSDSRVGKVDVVEIEEVIIQWNRSHLAPLSGFALDDPRTQVIHTDLVKWMNSAHEPYDVICLDIDNGPDWTVSESNNGLYSEKGIEALIRLLRSHGIISFWSAMASPEFVDHLKIFFDEVEVKFVPQERGEPDYIYLASSPKIMH